One Halobaculum sp. CBA1158 DNA segment encodes these proteins:
- a CDS encoding NYN domain-containing protein: protein MGLFDRLLGATGDRSGEATPSATRGDARADADAAGPRGPWRDGDGSPAAPAGVALFVDGPNVFREEFDVEFADLRAAAEGSAAGDAATGGTGLVTARVYLDEHATPGLIQAAEANGFQVVTTSGDVDVKLAVDVASFAAERRAATVAVASRDTDFKPALEVANEYGLGTLAIAPGSHGRSDALRRSADDAVTLGE, encoded by the coding sequence ATGGGACTGTTCGACCGCCTGCTCGGCGCGACCGGGGACCGATCGGGGGAGGCGACCCCGTCGGCGACCCGGGGCGACGCGCGAGCGGACGCGGACGCGGCGGGTCCGCGCGGCCCGTGGCGCGACGGCGACGGCTCGCCGGCCGCGCCCGCCGGCGTCGCGCTGTTCGTCGACGGGCCGAACGTGTTTCGCGAGGAGTTCGACGTGGAGTTCGCGGATCTGCGGGCCGCCGCCGAGGGTTCGGCCGCCGGCGACGCGGCGACCGGCGGGACCGGGCTCGTCACCGCGCGCGTCTACCTCGACGAGCACGCGACGCCGGGGCTGATCCAGGCGGCCGAGGCCAACGGCTTTCAGGTGGTCACCACCAGCGGCGACGTGGACGTGAAGCTCGCCGTCGACGTGGCGTCGTTCGCGGCCGAACGACGCGCGGCGACGGTCGCGGTCGCCTCCCGTGACACGGACTTCAAGCCGGCGCTGGAGGTCGCCAACGAGTACGGCCTCGGGACGCTCGCGATCGCGCCCGGGAGCCACGGTCGTTCGGACGCGCTCCGGCGAAGCGCCGACGACGCTGTGACGCTCGGCGAGTAG
- a CDS encoding radical SAM protein has product MISKGCEQCAKGGKMVLFVYGYCDQRDCFYCPLGENRKNVTDVYANERLVESDEDVIEEAKRMSALGTSITGGEPQEAMEKTCRYLRLLKEEFGEDHHTHLYTGIPGGRENMRRLSEAGLDEIRFHPPVEQWGDLHGTEWEDILYVAREEGLTPAFEIPGIRAEEEFLEFLDEGAADFCNVNEFEMSDGNYRRMQEQGFELQEGHMSAVEGSKAEILDVMGDHEKVYFCTSVFKDAAQHRNRLKRMARNLRRPFDEVTDDGTLVYGKTYADPDLFETLDVPEEFYTVKSDHVEVAWWLLEEMVEAGDLSDGEVVEQYPTYDGTVVERTPLA; this is encoded by the coding sequence ATGATCTCGAAGGGCTGTGAACAGTGCGCCAAGGGCGGGAAGATGGTGCTGTTCGTGTACGGCTACTGCGACCAGCGCGACTGCTTCTACTGTCCGCTCGGGGAGAACCGCAAGAACGTGACCGACGTGTACGCAAACGAGCGCCTCGTCGAGTCCGACGAGGACGTGATCGAGGAGGCCAAGCGAATGTCCGCGCTCGGCACCTCGATCACGGGCGGCGAGCCCCAGGAGGCGATGGAGAAGACGTGTCGCTACCTCCGCCTGCTCAAGGAGGAGTTCGGCGAGGACCACCACACGCACCTGTACACGGGGATTCCGGGCGGCCGCGAGAACATGCGTCGCCTCTCGGAGGCCGGCCTCGACGAGATCCGCTTCCACCCGCCCGTCGAGCAGTGGGGCGACCTCCACGGCACCGAGTGGGAGGACATCCTCTACGTCGCTCGCGAGGAGGGACTGACGCCGGCGTTCGAGATCCCCGGCATCCGCGCCGAAGAGGAGTTCCTGGAGTTCCTCGACGAAGGGGCCGCCGACTTCTGCAACGTCAACGAGTTCGAGATGTCCGACGGGAACTACCGCCGGATGCAAGAACAGGGGTTCGAACTGCAGGAGGGTCACATGTCCGCCGTCGAGGGCTCGAAAGCGGAGATCCTCGACGTGATGGGCGACCACGAGAAGGTGTACTTCTGCACGTCCGTGTTCAAGGACGCCGCCCAGCACCGCAACCGCCTCAAGCGGATGGCGCGCAACCTCCGTCGCCCGTTCGACGAGGTGACCGACGACGGGACGCTGGTGTACGGCAAGACGTACGCCGATCCCGACCTGTTCGAGACGCTCGACGTGCCCGAGGAGTTCTACACCGTCAAGTCCGACCACGTCGAGGTCGCGTGGTGGCTGCTGGAGGAGATGGTCGAGGCGGGCGACCTCTCGGACGGCGAGGTTGTCGAGCAGTACCCCACCTACGACGGGACGGTCGTGGAGCGGACGCCGCTGGCGTAA
- a CDS encoding DUF6517 family protein: MSREARRREFLRATGGALATGSVIATSGCLGVITGSEPAEFSASVASVPESTLESTGFEENRIEPMEITREFTVAGQTREVVVTNQIAEYDKAAEVLGERIQASLFVALSTPAVEVAGRTFNPIAEMGTRELARQLLSQYDGISNLQDDGEETVEVLGTDSTVGLFTADATVAEGITTEVRLHVSEAIRTGEDFVVTVGAYPTQLSGQAEDVRTMMRSVEHDGE, translated from the coding sequence ATGTCACGAGAGGCACGCAGGCGGGAGTTCCTTCGGGCGACCGGTGGCGCGCTCGCGACGGGGAGCGTGATCGCCACGAGCGGGTGTCTGGGCGTCATTACCGGCTCCGAGCCGGCCGAGTTCTCCGCGAGCGTCGCGTCGGTCCCCGAGTCGACGCTGGAGTCGACCGGGTTCGAGGAGAACCGGATCGAGCCGATGGAGATCACCCGAGAGTTCACGGTGGCCGGGCAGACTCGCGAGGTGGTCGTCACCAACCAGATCGCGGAGTACGACAAGGCCGCCGAGGTGCTCGGCGAGCGGATCCAGGCGTCGCTGTTCGTCGCGCTGTCGACGCCGGCCGTCGAGGTGGCCGGGCGGACGTTCAACCCCATCGCGGAGATGGGGACGCGCGAGCTCGCCCGCCAACTGCTCTCGCAGTACGACGGGATCTCCAACCTTCAGGACGACGGCGAGGAGACCGTCGAAGTGCTCGGCACCGACTCGACCGTGGGCCTGTTCACCGCCGACGCGACGGTCGCGGAGGGGATCACGACCGAGGTTCGCCTGCACGTCTCGGAGGCCATTCGCACCGGCGAAGACTTCGTCGTCACCGTCGGCGCGTACCCGACGCAGCTGTCGGGACAGGCCGAGGACGTCCGGACGATGATGCGGTCGGTCGAACACGACGGGGAGTAG
- a CDS encoding HalOD1 output domain-containing protein — MPGMSADDSEGEGPKRSRPGSRQSIDVRVAEAVARAEGVDPTELKPHLYDAIDTEALDRVLESMEPDASVRFRFHGYRVVVRGDDTVSVDGDDS, encoded by the coding sequence ATGCCGGGGATGAGTGCCGACGACAGTGAGGGGGAGGGGCCGAAGCGCTCGAGACCGGGATCGAGACAGTCGATCGACGTTCGGGTGGCCGAGGCGGTCGCTCGCGCGGAGGGCGTCGACCCGACGGAGTTGAAGCCGCACCTGTACGACGCGATCGACACAGAGGCGCTGGACCGGGTACTCGAATCGATGGAACCGGACGCGTCCGTCCGGTTCCGATTTCACGGCTACCGCGTCGTCGTCCGCGGCGACGACACGGTGAGCGTCGACGGCGACGACTCCTGA